From Spirochaetota bacterium:
GCGCTCACGGGCACCGGTTTCGTGGCGCTCATCATCAAGTCGGTGCGGACCCTGATCCTGCGGCGCATCGAGAAAACCACCGCCATGCTCAAGGACATCGCCGGCGGCGAGGGCGACCTCACCGCGCGCATCGAGTCAAACAGCAACGACGAGATCGGCGAGCTCGGGGATAATTTCAACACCTTCACCGCAAAGATCCAGGGTGTGGTGCGGGACATCATAGGCATCGCCCAGAACCTTGCGGCGGCGTCGGAGGAGCTCTCCGCGTCCACCATGAATTTTTCGGAGAGCGCCCAGGGCCAGGCTGCCTCGGTCGAGCAGGTCAACGCGACCACGGAGGAGCTCGCCGCGGGCATGGAACACATCGCGACCAGCACGACCGCCGAGTTCAAGAACGTGAACACGCTCGCGGAAAGGATGAGCGCGCTTTCGAGCTCCATCGAGCGGATGGGCAGGATCATAGGCGACGCGACGACGCTCACCGGCGAGATGTCCGGACACGCGCGCGCGGGCAGCGAATCCCTGGGGCTCATGGATTCCAGCATGCAGACGATCACGGAAAGCTCGCAGAAGGTGTCGAGCATACTCGAGATCATCAACAACATATCGGACCAGATAAACCTCCTGGCGCTCAACGCGGCCATAGAATCGGCGCGGGCCGGGGAGGCCGGGCGCGGGTTCGCCGTAGTCGCCGACGAGATATCGAAGCTCGCCGACCAGACCGCGCGCAGCCTCAAGGAGATCGGGGCGCTCATCAAGGTCAACAGCGACGAGATCACGCGCGGCCATCAAAACGTGGACACGACCGGCCACACGATGCGTCTCATCATCGACAGCATGAGCTCAATAAGCGGCATGATGGACGGGATCTCGGCGAGCATGAGGGAACAGCTCGAGGCGAACGAGGGGATGCGCAGGATCGTGGACGACGTGCGCTCGAGGACCGAGGAGATCAAGAACGCGACCGGCGAACACCTGCGCGCCACGGACGAGATCGTGAAGTCCTCCGGCTATATAAACGAGAAGACGCAGACGATTGCCTCCGGCGCGGAGGAGCTCGCCTCGACCGCCGAGGAGATCACCGGGATGGCCGA
This genomic window contains:
- a CDS encoding HAMP domain-containing protein, which gives rise to MKFRDLTIAKKFSLIVIVFMVVFILIMSISLRVVVGFVLDRYFAGEVREKAALATSNIESMRNTALAATEWFQNSPRLLRAFQANDRDAAVKVGKTAMKSFNLDYFVVTDKTGTVFVRAHSPEKFGDSISNQANIKKAFDGQRSVGIEEGTVVKYSIRAGAPLMDEGGRIVGAISMGYVLSNDSFVDGQKKILGCDTTVFYGTERISTSLIRDGKRLTGTQLEHQKIIDTVLGEGKEYYGDATILGKLYHTAYLPLRDVNGKATGIFFVGKDADVINDLIWNLRIFMLIILALTGTGFVALIIKSVRTLILRRIEKTTAMLKDIAGGEGDLTARIESNSNDEIGELGDNFNTFTAKIQGVVRDIIGIAQNLAAASEELSASTMNFSESAQGQAASVEQVNATTEELAAGMEHIATSTTAEFKNVNTLAERMSALSSSIERMGRIIGDATTLTGEMSGHARAGSESLGLMDSSMQTITESSQKVSSILEIINNISDQINLLALNAAIESARAGEAGRGFAVVADEISKLADQTARSLKEIGALIKVNSDEITRGHQNVDTTGHTMRLIIDSMSSISGMMDGISASMREQLEANEGMRRIVDDVRSRTEEIKNATGEHLRATDEIVKSSGYINEKTQTIASGAEELASTAEEITGMAETLRMKVDFFKV